The nucleotide sequence CTATGCAAGCCCGCAGCACTTGGGGGCGAAATGGCGTTGCAGTTTGCCTGGACGCCGGTTGGGGTGACCCGGGCTACGTTAATCGCTGGACAATGGAAATCTATAACATGAACCAGCGCGACGCGGTAATTTTACCGGTTGGTGAGCGAATTGCCCAGTTGGTGTTCTATAGTACTGGCCCAGTCGAAAGCGAATACCATCAACTGAGTGGTAAATATCAAGACACCAAAGCCGATGAGTTGGGTCAGATTGTGAATGCCTGGCAACCAGAGCAGATGCTCCCTAGAGCTTACAAAGATACTCGCCACACACCACTACCGGTAACTATAAAGTGAGAATACTATGAAACAATACCTAGATTTATTAAAAGACGTAAAAGAAAATGGCGTAAAGCGCGAAGATCGCACTGGCGTCGGCACACTAAGCGTCTTTGGCCGACAAGTCCGCTACGATTTATCAGAAGACTTTCCGGCGGTTACAACAAAAAAACTTTATCTCCGCTCGGTCATTCACGAGCTGTTATGGTTTTTGCAGGGCAGTACCAACATTAAGTATCTGATTGATAATAACGTCCATATTTGGGACGAGTGGCCGTACCGCGCGTATCTACTCTCGCAAAATAAAGCCCTGCCCAAAGTTGGCAGCGCTGCCTGGAATAACGGGCTTCAAGAGTTTACCGAACGCATAAAAACCGACCTGGCATTCGCCGAAAAGTACGGCGAACTTGGACCAGTCTACGGCTATCAGTGGCGCAGCTGGCCGACACCCGATGGCCGCTACATCGATCAAATCCAAGCCGCCATTGATCAAATCAAAAACAACCCTAATTCACGGCGTATTATTGTCTCGGCCTGGAACGCTGCTGATATTGATGAAATGGCCAAAGCCGGCATTCCGCCGTGCCACACGCTGTTTCAATTTTATGTGTCCGAGGGTAAGTTAAGCTGCCAGCTCTACCAGCGAAGCGGCGATGCTTTTTTGGGTGTGCCGTTCAACATCGCCTCGTATGCGCTACTGACCATGATGATAGCTCAGGTAACCGGTTTAGAGCCTGGCGAATTCATACACACACTTGGCGATGCACATATTTACTTAAACCATCTGGAGCAAGTAGAGTTGCAGCTGTCACGCGACCCGCGGCCACTACCGCAAATGGTTATTAATCCTAAAGTCACCTCAATCTTTGACTTTACTATCAACGATTTTGAGCTGCAAAATTACGATCCCCATCCGCCAATCAAGGCACCGATCGCTGTATAATTCTATTGGCGCCGAACTAATTCGACGAAGCTATAGTTATACGGGTGCTTTTCGTCTTTTTGGTGGGGTTCGCGGGCAACTTCTTTCCAGTCATCCATATTGAGTTCTGGAAAATACACGTCACCCGGGATTTCAGCTTCAACTTCAGTTAAATAAATCTTCTCAACCTGCGGCAGCGCCTCGGTATACACCCCAGCGCCACCAATCACAACGACTTCATCTGACTTTGCTGCTTTTAGAGCTTCTTTAAAAGAAGTAACGAATACAACACTCGACGTCGCCGGCCACGTATGCCGCGAGATCACGATATTTTGCCGCTCTGGTAGCGCATGGCCAAGCCGCGCCACGATTGATTCGTACGTTTTGCGCCCCATTATGACGCTTCTACCAAGCGTTACTTGCCTAAAGTGCTTTAAGTCGGCCGGCAAATACCACGGCAGGGCATTGTTTTTACCAATAACGTTATTCTTCGCGCGGGCAACAATCAGTGAAAGCATAACTTTAGTGTATAGAAAATAGCCGACGTAGTAAACATAACGCTAGTGTTTTTAGCGTAGCTTATTTATACTTGTGACAGCGAAAGGGGAGATATGAAAAAAGCATTTGTGGTGGTGTTTGAAGGAAATAGCGGCTCGGGCAAAGAGACCCAATTTAAGCTAGCGAAAACTCGGGCCGAACAAGAAGGGCTTACTATTGCCAGCTTCGATTTTCCACGGTATGGCCAAGTCAGCGCCCGGCCAATTGAAGAGTATTTGCGCGGTGAAAAGCGCTATGCACCCTATGACGCCGCCGTGCTATACGCTAATGATCGGCTTGCCGTGCGCGAAGCGCTGTGGCAGGCAGTCAATACGAAAGGTGTTGTGTTTATTAATCGCTACGTATCGTCTAATTTTGCCTACCAAGGCGCCGGACTTACCAATCCGGACGAGCAAGCGGCGCTGATTGCCGCCATAGAACAGCTTGAATACGAGCAGAACAAGCTGCCGCGCCCTGACCTCACACTGTTTTTGGCCGTTGAGCCGCGCGTGGCCCAAGCCCAGGTAGACAAAAAGGGCGAACGAAGTTATATCAACGGCCGAGATATTCACGAAGCCGACCTCAACCTTGAAATGCGGGCAGCCAAAATCTATAAAGAGCTCAGTGAAACCCGCGATGATTACCAAGAAATCTTCTGCATGCAAGACGAAGAAACTATGCGTAGCCGGGAAGATATTCATAGTGAAATCTGGGAGCTCATTAGCCGGCATCTTAAAAATAATCCGCAAGAAGATACTGATTAGCAGCATCTTCTTGCGGCAGCAAAATATATTCAGCGGCATTCATTGAAGCCTGAGCAAGCCCTTAAGTTCTGGGCTCAGATGAGGCGCAAGCCGCCTCTTCATTCTATTATCAAAGCTTTGCCATTTTCGCCTCAGCCTCGCAACTTCTTCTTGCCACTGTTGCCTTGTCTTCTTCCCCCCTTTCAACTGTGACGCAGCGCGTTCGAGGCTTCGCAAGTTAGCCGCATCCGGCCCGTCGACCCTTTTTGGCTTGTGATTACGAGCCATAACAATCACACCCTTCTTGAAGAAATGAACCGGGGTTATAATTTTATCAAACGATGTTCCATGCGTAAACTAGGTATCAGCCGGTCCAGAAGAAGTAGTTGACGTAAACAAAAGACCTGTAGTATAATCGACAAGAACATTACCAAAGACAGTAGCGGTTCAGGAACCTGAACTTAATTAGCTACCGAGGGATGAACAACCAACACTGTTTATTTTCCCGAAAGTCTTTGGCGATGCGAGGTCCAAAGACTTTTTTGTGCCTCGAAAATTCGCCCTTTGACAATTCGGCCCAAAAATATCAACTGTAACCTGACGCTTTTTAGGAGTTTTCAGTAATGGCAATTTCACGCGAGAAAAAACAAGCGTTAGTTACAGAGCTTTCAGAACTATTTGCGACCGCCAAAAGCACCGCTGCCGCTGCCTACGCTGGCTTATCGGTAGCTGAACTGCAAGAGTTGCGCGCCCAAGCCCGCGAAGCGGAAGTGACAATTAAAGTTGTCAAAAACCGCCTCGTTCGCGTAGCGCTTGGTGCTAATGACACCTATAAAGATGCCGACACCAGCTTACTTACAGGACAGCTAGTGTACGCCTTTAGCGCTACCGACGAAGTCGCTCCAGCCCAAATTCTGGCCCAGTTTGCTAAAAAGCATCCGCACCTGCAATTGGTTGCCGGCTTTGATGCCAGCGGCGCAACACTGTCTACAGAGGCTGTTAAAGCACTCGCCGAGCTACCAACCAAAGAGCAACTCCGTGGCATGGTGGTCAGCACTATCGCCGCACCGCTTACTGGCTTCCTTGGCGTAGCTAATGGTGCGCAGCGCGGGTTTGCCCAGGTACTTAAACAGCGCGCTGAACAACTATAGTTCGAAGCTCGTAATTAACGAGATCTATCAATTAAGGAGACAATCATGGACGAAAAGAAACCTGTTGAGCTTTCTGCTGCTCAAAAGAAAATCGTTGACGAACTCAACAAATTAAGCGCTCTTGAACTGAGCCAAATCGTAAAATACCTCGAAGAAGAGTGGGGCGTGAGCGCTGCTGCTCCAGCTGTTGCCGTAGCTGCACCTGCTGGTGGCGACGCTGCTGCACCTGCTGACGAAAAGACCGAATTCACCGTTACCCTCAAAGACGCTGGTAGCCAAAAAGTAGCTGTTATTAAAGCAGTTAAAGAATTGACTGGCCTTGGTCTTGGAGAAGCAAAAGCCTTGGTTGATAACGCACCAAGCACCATCAAAGAAAAAGTTAACAAAGAAGACGCTGAAGCCGCTAAGAAAGCTCTCGAAGACGCAGGCGCAACAGCTGAACTCAGCTAATTGTTATCTTGGGCCGAATCTGCAAACAAAAGTACCCG is from Verrucomicrobiia bacterium and encodes:
- the thyA gene encoding thymidylate synthase, with the protein product MKQYLDLLKDVKENGVKREDRTGVGTLSVFGRQVRYDLSEDFPAVTTKKLYLRSVIHELLWFLQGSTNIKYLIDNNVHIWDEWPYRAYLLSQNKALPKVGSAAWNNGLQEFTERIKTDLAFAEKYGELGPVYGYQWRSWPTPDGRYIDQIQAAIDQIKNNPNSRRIIVSAWNAADIDEMAKAGIPPCHTLFQFYVSEGKLSCQLYQRSGDAFLGVPFNIASYALLTMMIAQVTGLEPGEFIHTLGDAHIYLNHLEQVELQLSRDPRPLPQMVINPKVTSIFDFTINDFELQNYDPHPPIKAPIAV
- a CDS encoding dihydrofolate reductase — translated: MLSLIVARAKNNVIGKNNALPWYLPADLKHFRQVTLGRSVIMGRKTYESIVARLGHALPERQNIVISRHTWPATSSVVFVTSFKEALKAAKSDEVVVIGGAGVYTEALPQVEKIYLTEVEAEIPGDVYFPELNMDDWKEVAREPHQKDEKHPYNYSFVELVRRQ
- the rplJ gene encoding 50S ribosomal protein L10, giving the protein MAISREKKQALVTELSELFATAKSTAAAAYAGLSVAELQELRAQAREAEVTIKVVKNRLVRVALGANDTYKDADTSLLTGQLVYAFSATDEVAPAQILAQFAKKHPHLQLVAGFDASGATLSTEAVKALAELPTKEQLRGMVVSTIAAPLTGFLGVANGAQRGFAQVLKQRAEQL
- the rplL gene encoding 50S ribosomal protein L7/L12; its protein translation is MDEKKPVELSAAQKKIVDELNKLSALELSQIVKYLEEEWGVSAAAPAVAVAAPAGGDAAAPADEKTEFTVTLKDAGSQKVAVIKAVKELTGLGLGEAKALVDNAPSTIKEKVNKEDAEAAKKALEDAGATAELS